The following is a genomic window from Panthera uncia isolate 11264 chromosome B4, Puncia_PCG_1.0, whole genome shotgun sequence.
cacagaatctgaaacaggctccaggctctgagcggtcagcacagagcccaatgcagggctcgaactcacgactgcgagatcatgacctgagccgaagtcggtcgcccaacggactgagccacccaggcgcccctaacatttttaaactaaatacaTTTGAGATTGATAAAGTGTTAAGAAACTTACGTTTGTTCTCTTTGTCAAGGGAGGTTTCCCAACAACTTGTCCCAACAACTTGGAAAGGATGTGATAAAGATACATTACCGAACTTCCTGAGCTCAAATTCCAGCTCCTCCACTTGGTGTCTATTTGACCTTGGGCATGGTTCTTAAATGCTGTCTGCCTCAGGCcctcatctgtttaaaaaaaagaaaagggataagAAGATAAAACACCCACATCATGGGACTTTTGCATGAAAGAAGTAGGTTAATATATACAAAGTGCTTGGAATCAAGCATTATCCTTTCAATATCATCACCATCCTCACTACCCTGATTCATTACATCTACAGGGGTTAATAGTGTAACTGATTTGAAGTGTTTAAACACAGTCATTCCAGTGGAATAAATATGCAATGATAAAataggatgactttttttttttttaatttttttttcaacgtttttaatttatttttgggacagagagagacagagcatgaacgggggaggggcagagagagagggagacacagaatcggaaacaggctccaggctccgagccatcagcccagagcctgacgcggggcccgaactcacggaccgcgagatcgtgacctggctgaagtcggacgcttaaccgactgcgccacccaggcgcccctaggatgaCTTTTTTAAGCCCCCCAAATCAACATCATTTTGATCTGTAAAGCAGATCAGACAGAATTGAAGGTTGCAGACATGTTTGACAAAGTGTTCATATGTGACTCACCAATGCAAATTAGAAAACCCAGCTTATTTCTAAACTGTCTTCTGCATtgacctctcttctctctttaaaGATCTGGGGCATCTCTTCTCCACTCACTCTGAATCTAGGCTATATCTCACAAACTTCACTGTGAATTGGAGCACTGTGATCCTTCCAGACGAGTAAGTACACACAAGGCAGACAGAGTAAATGTGACAGAATTGAAGTTAATATATGCTTAATTCATacagaaaattccaaacaaaGAAGTGTTCACATTCTTGAGGAGAGTGTCctcaatttactttttaattttgttttacttactagtgtagagaacagaaaaatgttttcttctaacagGACTTGACAAAAGCAGAGATAAGAGGGGtccttgcaatttattttttcaatagttTGTTCTCCTTACCTgctaaatttaagtttatttcagcCATCTATTCTGCATATAAGACAATAGTCAGAACTGAGATGTAAACTGGATTTAAGAAAGTCCTATAGTTTGAGAAAGTATGTAAATATTCAATATTAATAGTGGGGAAATAATCAGAAAGGACAAGCACTGGGAAGATGACCACTCTACAGGATTGAACTCATTGTGATCCCTTTGGGCAACATCAAGGTCAAACTCTGTGATATCAGGACAAGGCTCAAGAATACAGAGCAGATTTTGAGCACAAGGGGACAGACTAGAGTTTGTGTGGCATTACAAAGCCAGGCAGATTTCAAGAGGCACAACCTAAATATGTAGCCCCAGACAGTGTTTCAAACTGGGCACAAGAAGAAAAGCTAAGAGAATAAATCCCTGAATGCTAGACAAGagtgaaacaaagagaaaaaactgagtACCTATAAAATAGTTAAACAGCTGTATATACAAGGTTGTCTTCTTCTTAGTGCCTATCATAGCCTGGCTTATAGGAGTCCACCTGTGAATATCTGATGTCTGAATAAATGGGCTTATAGAAATATGATAGAAGtataaacaaatggagaaaaggaTTGTGAATGGAACAGGTAAAGTCTACTCCCAGACCCTCTCCAGCTACAGCAATCTGACTCCAATTCTGATACTGATTcctcctatacacacacacacacacacacacacacacacacagaattactTTCTCTTTCACTTATCTTTAATGTTGAATCTTTATCAAGCTTATGGGCCTGGAATCTTTCCCAAGAATGTTACTTGTACAGTCTATactcttcatttcatcatttctttctttattccacaaatattcattGGGGTTCCATTCTGTGCACATCCCTTCACTAGGCCAAGGGTTCTGGATGCCAAACATTATAGAACACAATCACTGCCTCCATGAAGTTACAGTATCACgaaatggaaaacattaataCACTATACATGTGTACTAACATTAACTATGACAGAAAAACAGGGATTCATGTGGTAGTCTACAAGGAAGAGAGTTACTTATTATGAGCTGATGAGCTAGATCATATTATGGAGAAACAAGAATTCTTAAGAAACTCTTCAGAAAAGAGGTAGAGACTCAGTATAGAAAAGATTCAGGCTTCATGATCAAAGAGTTCAGAGTTGGAATCATGGTATTAATCATTTGGGATGATACTCaaatacttttgtttccttatttaaaaaatctttacataaTGATTTACTTCAACTTGCATCTGGAGTTTAGTAGAAGTACCTAGGACTTATGTGGCACTCAATAATAAGTAGTTCTCCTATTATTACATATTATGGTGAATTCAGAAAGATAATGATCAATGAAGATCTCGGGGGAAAAAGTTGAAATTAAGGTGAatgtcaaaaaacaaataagatttGGATATAAAGAGAGGGCATTCCAGATAGAGCCTAGGCTgagcaaaggcagaaagaaagaatgtcCATGAAGTACTCGGAGGAAAACAACACTCGTTTGCCCTCAGAATTGGGGCTTTCTAGAGGGAAGTATATGGACAATTCTATAGGTACATAGATACCAGGTGATGGAGGACATTCACTGCCAAGCTTTGGTTGGAAGACATGGTAGGATATATCTACGAGATACCTCTTGTCTTGGAGCGCAACCAAATGCTGTGCAACCAAATGCTGACTGTTGAAATTGGCAATTTAGACAAGTAATATAACCTCTGAtactccattttctcttctgtaaaatggatcCAGCAAGCTCTGCCCTTATTCATGCTACTCCGTTCTCCAACAtacaaaggcaaagaaagacacatgcacacacacacaggcacacatgcacTAAGATTCATGATTACATGAATTACATTCATGATTCATGATGCATTACATTCATGATTACATTTCAGTCTTGCTGCAAAGATGAAAGTGATTGtaaaaaagctaaagaaagacaaaataatgtCATTGAGCAATTACGCAACCTAGCAAGGTTTTAAATGGGAGTAAGAAACTCAGTGACAGAAGAGAAATGACAAGTTTTGCAACATCCATTATAGACAGTTCactaaaatatacaaatgacagGCACTGCTAACAAGTTTCAATGAAAGGAATTGACTAAATTAGTCATGGTCCTGGTCTGGACAAATTTGTGAATTCCgaggcacctgtgtagctcagttggttgagaaactgactcttgatttcagcttggcttatgatctcactgtttgtgggtttgagcactgaGCCTGtgtaggattctctccctccctccctctgcccctctcccactctctctctctcacacacaaaataaataaacatttttttaaaaaattgtgaactTCTTCAGCAATCTCTGAGATAGAATATCAACTATAGGATAATATCATACTGAGACTGACCCATTCAGATGAAGCAGAATATCTGTATGGGAAGAGAGGATCCAAAGATTCAATGAgggcaaatattaaatataagttAGTTGGGTTCAAACCCCCCTCCTCTGGTAATTGAATGTGGTCATCAGAGGTTTAAGTTTTTGCCTATGTTTACTTCTAGGGAATATTCCCTCTAAATGGCTTTGAGGAACCACAGCACCATCACAGAGTTCATCCTCCTTGGCCTGTCTGTTGACTCCCACATCCAGGTTCTGCTCTTTGTGCTTTTCCTTGGGATTTACCTCTTTACTATAATGGGAAATCTATCGATGCTGTTGTTCATCAGGGAAGATCCCCATCTCCACACACCTATGTACTTCTTCCTGAGCCACCTCTCTTTCATGGACTTTTGTTTATCTACTGCCATAGTGCCCAAGCTGCTGGAGAACCTCTTGTCTCAGAGCAAAACCATCTCAGTGGGGGGCTGCCTGGCTCAAGCCTTCTTTGTGTTTGACATTGGAGGAACAGAAGTCTGCTTACTCTCAGCAATGGCCTATGACCGTTATGCTGCTATCTGTCACCCACTCCTCTATGGCCAGGTAATGAATAATCAGCTGTATATGCAGCTTGTATGGGGCTCATGGAGCCTGGGGTTTCTAGATGCACTCATTAACACCCCCCTGACAATGAACTTGGATTTCTGTGAAGCGAAAATCATCCATCACTATAGCTGTGAGttgccctccctcttccctttgtcCTGCTCTGATGTCTCTACCAGCCTCACTGTCCTGGTCTGTTCTACACTCCTGCATGGCGGTGGTACATTCTTCCTGATTTTCTTCTCCTATGTGCGCATAGTCTCCACCATCCTGAGCATCGGCTCCACCTCAGGCAGAAGCAaggccttctccacctgctcctcTCACCTCACTGCATTGAGCTTCTTCTATGGCTCAGCTTTCCTCCGTTATCTCATGCCAACCTCAGGCTCACCTCTGGAGCTCATCTTCTCCATACAGTATGGTGTGGTCACTCCCCTAGTGAATCCCCTCATCTACAGCCTGAAAAACAAGGAGGTTAAAAATGCACTGAGAAGAACCTTGGGAAAGTTTTTGCAATAGTACAGGTAGCAAACTGGATGGAGATGATTAGGTGTTAGGCTAGAACTGCATGCATGCAGATATCTGTTGAATTGATGTTAAGTAAAATTGGCTGAATGCCTATCTTGTTAAATGCTGACAGATGCCTTAGTATATAATTTAACACCCAGACTCAGTATatcttattctaatttttttctatacatagAGATCGTAATTGAACAAATTATGGAGCAGTctcaataatatataaacatgaaTCATTTTTGACCTATTTTTACCAAAATATGACATACAGAATATAAGTATACAACACAATAAATTTTCTCAAAGAGAATATGACCAAAAAGCTGGCAACCAAATCAAGTCCCCCTTTGCAACACGATCCCACCCTCACAAGTAATACAATACCATATAttacttttgtcttcttttgttcttcatagaagtggaatcataccatctatttctttttcttttgtgcctGATTTAATTTACTCAATATTGCACTTAGCTAACTCTTCAGGTATAATGTATTTGCTCATTGTTTATTCTCAGTGTTGCATTATTTTCCACTGTGTGAATGTATAATTTATTCACCCATTTTACTGTTGAAAGATATTTGTGTAGTTTTGGTTtatggctattatgaatagtatAGCTGTCAGTATTCTTGTACACATCCCTTAATGAGCATAGatacttttgttttgctttgttttagtaTACACCTAGAGATGGCTTTGTTTGATAATAGGGTATACATCATACTTCCAAGAACTTTCCCTTCGTGGTTGTAAAATTGTATATTCCCATAGTAGtttatgagaattccagttgctccataaaatacacatggtatttttatgtttttcatttcataattctAGTGGGTGAGTTGTGATTACATTTAAGGCTgtactttgcatttctctgatggctaataAAGCTAAgcaccctttcctctgctgccctGTGGATTGactttcattctcttaatgttGTTCTGATGAAGAGAAATTCTTAATTGTAATAAACCCCAAGtaatcatttttcctttataatataCTTGCTATTTTTGtgctgttaaaatttttttccttactcttagtttatgaaaatattctggttttttttaagctttagtGCTTTATTATAATCCACCTGGAATTGCTTTCTGTGCATAATGTGTGATAAAGGTCAAGATTcattttttccaaatggaaatgCATTTACCCATCACCATTTATGTTCCCACTGCACTGTAATATTGCTTTTAtcataaatcatatatatgtgtgggtctgtttctgaatcttcttccattttgttccaTGATTAGTTTGTCTGCTTTTGTACCAATAACAAACTATGTTTACTATTATATCATTATAACAGCCTTCGAAGTTTGGAAGTAGAAGGGTTCCTTGTAACACAATTCTTCAGGATGTGCTTGGTTCTTTGTATTTTCAGACAAttttttagaatcagcttatcaaCAGCAAAAACGTCCAGGATTTTGATTGTATCTGAGTCTATAGATCAAGTTGAAAAGGGGTGGCATCTTCACAATATTGAATCACCCAATTAACCAAATAACTTTCCATTTAATTAggtctttttaatttctctcagaaatatattatagcttttattatagaggttttttgtactttttgtgaAATGTATTATTGggcatttaatgttttttaactctatttaagcggtattatttttaaatgttattctatGTGTGATTTTATTGgtatggaaaaatataatttatttttatgtatcagtGAACTTGTTAAATTCATTCCTTAATTTTAAGGGGTTTTTTCTGTAGATCAACTTTTTcagattaagaaagttttctttcctttttgtagtTTGCTAAGTGTTTTATGCATAAATTATGTCGAGTTTTATCAAATGGtgtttctgtatctattgagctATCATCTAGATTTTCTAATTGTATTAGTTAGAAAGGTCAATTCTATtagttgatttttaaacataaaacttcacggggcacctgggtggctcagttggttaagtgtctgacttcagctcaggttgtgatctcatggtttgtgagttcgaaccccacatcaggctctgtgttggcagctcagagcctggagcctgctttgggttctgtgtctccctttctgtttgctcctttcccatttgtgctctgtctctctcaaaaataagtaaacattaaaggtAAAACTTCACATCGGTTTTATTATCAAGATTTAATAGACtcataaaaagaattaagatgCATCCTCTCTTTTATATTCTGTGGAAGAATTGTGTAATATTGGTTGTTACTTCTTCATATATTCATAAGAATTCACTATTAAACTGGTATGATTGGGGTTTTCTTTCTaagagcttttttaaaataatgaattcaaGTTATTTAATACCTATTAAATGATTCAGACCTCTGCTTCTTCTGCCAGACttggaaaaaatgtgtttttagagAAATTGGCCCAGTCACATAAATTCTCAGATTTGTTAACAATTAAAGTGGCtcataatattcattttattatcttttccatGTCTATACTATATGTATTGATATCCTACTTTTCACTCTGATTTGTATATATCCAATaaagtgttaatatccaaaatgtataaagaacttagacaactccacacacacacaaaataagaatCTAATTGAAATGgacagaaggggtgcctgggtagcttagttggttaaacatctgacttccgctcagatcatgatcttggggtttgtgggttcaagccctgtgtcaggctctgtgctgacagcttgaagcctggagcctgcctaggattctgtgtctccctctctctctgaccctcccctgctcatgctctgtctctttctctctcaaaaataaataaatatttttttaaaaaatggacagaagacattaacagacattttcccaaagaaaacatacagatagacaacagacacatgaaaggatgttcaacatcactcatcatcagggacatgcaaagcaaaaccacaatgagatgtcacctcacacctgtgagaatggctaaactcagcacaagaaacaagtgttggcgaggttgtggaaaagaagaaagcctCATTCACAAttaatgggaatgcaaagtggtgcagccactatggaaaacagtgtggaggtccttcaaaaaattaaaaatagttttctgatATGATCCAGTGATTTCACTGGTGTTGGGCATTTAcctaaataaaagcatttttcacagaaatagaataaggaatcctaaaatttgtattgaaccacaaaagatcccaaagagCCAAAAAATCCTGAAACAGAAtaacaaagccagaggcatcacatTTGCTGATTTCAACTTTACTACAAAGTTATAATAATCgaacagtatggtgttggcataaaaataaacatgtatgccaatagaacaaaatagaaagcccaAAATTAACCTTCTGCATATACTGTTAACTGATATTTGACAAGAGAACGAAGAACACCAAATGGGGGAAAgatagcctcttcaacaaatggtgctgggaaaccagATAACTATAAGCAGAAAAACAAGACTGGACCCCTAtctcacaccactcacaaaaattaactcaaaatggatcaaagacttacaCATAAGACCTGAtactgtaaaacttctagaagtaaACATAAGGAAGAAGCTCCTTGACATTAATCTGGGCAATGATTTTTTAGATGTGACACCGAAAGTGCAAAAATCTAAAAGCCTTTGCCCAGCAAAGAAACCATCAATGaggtgaaaaggcaacctacagaatgagagaacatTTTTGCAAACCATATACTGGATAAGAGGCTAATAACCAAActgtataaagaattcctaccactcaataaccaaaaagaaaaacaaaacaacctgattttaaaatgggcagataacctaaataaacatttgtccaaagaagacatacaaatggacaatatgtacatgaaaggatgctcaacatcactaatcattaggtaaatgcaaatcaaaacacctaacacctactagaatggctatcACGAAGAAGaggagataacaagtgttggtcaggcaacaacagatgttggcgaggatgtggagacagaggatctcttttgcactgctggtgggaatgtaagctggtgcagccactctggctgcagtatgggggttcctcaaaaaaattaaaaatagaactaccctacgacccagcaattgcactactaggtatttatccaagggatataggcatactgtttcaaagggacacatgcaccccaatgtttatagaagccttataaacaatagccaaagtatggaaagatcccaaatgtccaacgatggatgaatggataaagaagatgtagtataatggtcggagggaagatggcggtgtaggaggacgctgggctcaccgcgcgtcctgctgatcacttagattccacctacacctgcctaaataacccagaaaaccgccagaggattagcagaacagagtcttcggagccaagtgcagacgagaggcccacggaagagggtaggaagggcggcgaggcggtgcggctccacggactggcgggagggagccggggcggagggacggctcgccggccaagcagagcccccgagtctggctggcaaaagcggaggggccggacggactgtgttccgacagcaagcgcgacttagcgtctgggaggtcataagttaacagctctgctcggaaagcgggaaggctggaggacaaagggagggagagctgctgagcccccggacggcagagctcagcttggcggggaacaaaggcgccagcgccatctcccccgcccatcccccagccaaaatcccaaagggaaccagttcctgccagggaacttgctcgctccgcgcaaacacccaactctgtgcttctgcggagccaaacctccggcagcggatctgactccctcccgctgccacagggcccttCCTGAAGTGggtcacctaaggagaagcgagctaagcctgcccctcctgcccccgtgcaccttgcctacccaccctggctaatatgccagatccccagcaccacaagcctggcagtgtgcaagtagcccagacgggccacgccaacccacagtgaatcccgcccctaggagaggggaagagaaggcacacaccagtctgactgtggccccagcggtgggctgggagcagacatcaggtcggactgcggccccgcccaccaactccagttatacaccacagcacagggtaagtgccctgcaggtcctcaccactccagggactatccaaaatgaccaaacagaagaattcccctcagaagactctccaggaaataacaacagctaatgaactgatcaaaaaggatttaaataatataacagaaagtgaatttagaataatagtcataaaattaatcactgggcttgaaaacagtatagaggacagcagagaatctcttgccacagagatcaagggactaaggaacagtcacgaggaactgaaaagcgctttaaacaaaatgcaaaacaaaatggaaatgatgacagctcggattgaagaggcagaggagagaataggtgaactagaagataaagttatggaaaaagaggaagctgagagaaagagagataaaaaatccaggagtatgaggggaaaattagagaactaagtgatacactaaaaagaaataatatacgcataattggtatcccagaggaggaaaagagagggaaaggtgctgaaggtgtacttgaagaaataatagctgagaacttccctgaactggggaaggaaaaaggcattgaaatccaagagacacaagaactcccttcagatgtaacttgaatcgatcttctgcacgacatatcatagtgaaactggcaaaatacaaggataaagagaaaattctgaaagcagcgagggataaacgtgccctcatatataaagggagacctataagactcgtgactgatctctcttttgaaatttggcaggccagaaaggattggcacgatatcttcagtgtgctaaacaaaaaaatatgcagccgagaatcctttatccagcaagtctgtcatttagaatagaaggagagataaaggtcttcccaaacaaacaaaaactgaaggaatttgtcaccactaaaccagccctacaagaaatcctaagggggatgctgtgagacaaagtaccagagacatcaccacaagcataaaacatacagacatcacaatgactctaaacccatatctttctataataacactgaatgcaaatggattaaatgcgccaaccaaaagacatagggtatcagaatggataaaaaaacaagacccatctgtttgctgtctacaagagactcattttagatctgaggacacctttagattgagagtgaggggatggagaactatttatcatgctactggaagccaaaagaaagctggagtagccatacttatatcagacaaactagactttaaattaaaggctgtaacaagagatgaagaagggcattatataataattacagggtctatccatcaggaagagctaacaattataaatgtctatgcgctgaataccggagcccccagatatataaaacaattactcataaacataagcagccttattgataagaatgtggtcattgcaggggactttaacaccccacttacagaaatggacagatcatctagacacacagtcaataaagaaacaagggccctgaatgatacattggatcagatggacttgacagatatatttaaaactctgcatcccaaagcaacagaatatactttcttctcgagtgcacatggaacattctccaagatagatcacatactgggtcacaaaacagcccttcataagtatacaagaattgagatcataccatgcatactttcagaccacaatgctatgaagcttgaaatcaaccacaggaaaaagtctggaaaacctccaaaagcatggaggttaaagaacaccctactaacgaatgagtgggtcaaccaggcaattagagaagaaattaaaaaatatatggaaacaaacgaaaatgaaaataaaacaatccaaacgctttgggacgcagcgaaggcagtcctgagaggaaaatacattgcaatccaggcctatctcaagaaacaagaaaaatcccaaatacaaaatctaacagcacacctaaaggaaatagaagcagaacagcaaaggcagcctaaacccagcagaa
Proteins encoded in this region:
- the LOC125920209 gene encoding olfactory receptor 8S1-like is translated as MALRNHSTITEFILLGLSVDSHIQVLLFVLFLGIYLFTIMGNLSMLLFIREDPHLHTPMYFFLSHLSFMDFCLSTAIVPKLLENLLSQSKTISVGGCLAQAFFVFDIGGTEVCLLSAMAYDRYAAICHPLLYGQVMNNQLYMQLVWGSWSLGFLDALINTPLTMNLDFCEAKIIHHYSCELPSLFPLSCSDVSTSLTVLVCSTLLHGGGTFFLIFFSYVRIVSTILSIGSTSGRSKAFSTCSSHLTALSFFYGSAFLRYLMPTSGSPLELIFSIQYGVVTPLVNPLIYSLKNKEVKNALRRTLGKFLQ